A stretch of the Dyella telluris genome encodes the following:
- a CDS encoding TonB-dependent receptor, with translation MKLRYSALYIAMSLVLAPGVVLAADQDAAPQSASSQNSAPPADKKVKQLDTISVSATKRETPLQKTPVAVSAITPDTLDKERVMTVQDLTKLVPGLQGTSQGDHGVVTLTLRGIGNDSAKTEYADPEVATFVDGVYAPRAEAASGLLLDMDGVEVLRGPQGTLWGRNSTAGAISFQTAKPDIGAGFYGNAQVEAGNYNQMGARAAFNLPISDTFAMRVAVVHEQHDGYVDYQNPSSELPTVAQQQQAYLASGGNPANFKSIDPSQYVQGGQKYNSQDQSAARVSALWQPNDSFKWNLSYEYFLDRGTPDLSLMQTPRQGQDFWSALIDTAPYLDRTSKTLRSRMDWNINEGMQLSYIAGYNRYSGKSDFDQDVGVAVPTSFTTGGVYQDDRTNYSNYESWSQEVDLKSTGPQTVDWIVGAYYGYEDNNIRFDIPIMNGTRYGSVSWQGSFIQPKETVESYALFGQATWHISDHWRLTGGARWSHDDKENKGGINWGWNYDPTVPQVPISPGVYPDPSNGFSISQVNTAKYSKGKPTWLLRVDTDVGSNGLLYASVSTGYKSGGTQDAGTLYKPETLTNYEIGSKFTFLDGHMTWNSAIYYEDFKNFQLSAPIVYPDGNHGLGFSNVGGTTEVFGIESELAYQQKDDRASLIFSAIPKKKLGTLVYAGSNDYQGLPACPPASNLANCMNVTGNDLPHAPNVSLTAIYEHDFHLGNGGKLTPRVSAQYQSTQWLSYFNLGSGDQQKAYTRGDLSLRYTEPGDKWWVNAYVQNISDDKIRTSAGRFLMSDGSLQYVSQYLAPRTYGVQLGVWF, from the coding sequence ATGAAGTTGCGCTATTCGGCGTTGTACATCGCCATGTCCCTGGTGCTCGCCCCAGGCGTGGTGCTGGCAGCGGATCAGGATGCAGCGCCGCAGAGCGCGTCCTCGCAGAACTCCGCGCCGCCGGCCGACAAGAAGGTGAAGCAGCTCGACACGATTTCGGTGAGCGCGACCAAGCGCGAGACGCCGCTCCAGAAAACCCCGGTGGCGGTGAGCGCCATCACGCCCGATACGCTCGACAAAGAGCGCGTCATGACCGTGCAGGACCTGACCAAGCTCGTGCCGGGCCTGCAGGGCACCAGCCAGGGCGACCACGGCGTGGTCACGCTGACGCTTCGCGGTATCGGCAACGACAGCGCGAAAACCGAATACGCGGATCCGGAAGTGGCCACCTTCGTCGACGGCGTGTACGCGCCGCGTGCGGAAGCGGCGTCGGGCCTGCTGCTCGACATGGATGGCGTGGAAGTGCTGCGCGGTCCGCAGGGCACGCTGTGGGGTCGCAACTCCACGGCCGGTGCCATCAGCTTCCAGACGGCCAAGCCGGACATTGGCGCGGGCTTCTACGGCAATGCGCAGGTGGAAGCGGGCAACTACAACCAGATGGGCGCGCGCGCCGCGTTCAACCTGCCCATCAGCGACACCTTTGCCATGCGCGTGGCAGTCGTGCATGAACAGCACGACGGCTACGTCGATTACCAGAACCCGTCCAGCGAACTGCCCACCGTGGCGCAGCAGCAGCAGGCGTACCTGGCCTCGGGTGGCAACCCGGCGAACTTCAAGTCGATCGACCCCAGCCAGTATGTGCAGGGCGGCCAGAAGTACAACTCGCAGGATCAGTCCGCCGCCCGCGTGAGCGCGCTGTGGCAGCCCAACGATTCGTTCAAGTGGAACCTGTCGTACGAGTACTTCCTCGATCGCGGCACGCCGGACCTCAGCCTGATGCAGACGCCGCGCCAGGGCCAGGATTTCTGGTCCGCGCTGATCGACACCGCGCCGTACCTGGACCGTACGTCCAAGACGCTGCGCAGCCGCATGGACTGGAACATCAACGAGGGCATGCAGCTCTCCTACATCGCCGGCTACAACCGTTACTCGGGCAAGAGCGATTTCGACCAGGACGTCGGCGTGGCCGTGCCCACCAGCTTCACCACGGGCGGCGTGTACCAGGATGACCGCACCAACTACTCCAACTACGAAAGCTGGAGCCAGGAAGTGGACCTGAAGTCCACCGGCCCGCAGACCGTCGACTGGATCGTGGGTGCGTACTACGGCTACGAAGACAACAACATCCGCTTCGACATCCCCATCATGAACGGCACCCGCTACGGTTCCGTCAGCTGGCAGGGTTCCTTCATCCAGCCCAAGGAAACGGTGGAGTCATATGCGTTGTTCGGCCAGGCCACCTGGCACATCAGCGATCACTGGCGCCTGACCGGCGGTGCGCGCTGGTCGCACGATGACAAGGAAAACAAGGGCGGCATCAACTGGGGCTGGAACTATGACCCCACCGTGCCGCAGGTGCCGATCTCCCCGGGCGTGTATCCGGATCCGTCGAACGGTTTCAGCATCTCGCAGGTGAACACGGCCAAGTACAGCAAGGGCAAGCCGACCTGGCTGCTTCGCGTGGATACCGACGTTGGCTCCAACGGCCTGCTTTACGCCAGCGTGTCCACCGGTTACAAGTCCGGCGGTACGCAGGACGCGGGCACGCTCTACAAGCCCGAAACGCTGACCAACTATGAAATCGGCAGCAAGTTCACCTTCCTCGATGGCCACATGACGTGGAACTCGGCCATCTACTACGAAGACTTCAAGAACTTCCAGCTGTCCGCGCCCATCGTCTATCCGGACGGCAACCACGGCCTGGGCTTCTCCAACGTGGGCGGCACCACCGAGGTCTTCGGTATCGAGTCGGAGCTGGCTTATCAGCAGAAGGACGATCGCGCGAGCCTGATTTTCTCGGCCATTCCGAAGAAGAAGCTCGGTACGCTGGTCTACGCCGGTTCCAACGACTACCAGGGCCTGCCCGCCTGTCCGCCGGCGTCGAATCTGGCCAACTGCATGAACGTTACCGGCAACGACCTGCCGCACGCGCCGAACGTCTCGCTCACTGCGATCTACGAGCATGACTTCCATCTCGGCAACGGCGGCAAGCTGACCCCGCGCGTCAGCGCCCAGTACCAGAGCACGCAGTGGCTGAGCTACTTCAACCTGGGCTCGGGCGACCAGCAGAAGGCGTATACGCGCGGCGACCTGTCGTTGCGTTACACCGAGCCGGGCGACAAGTGGTGGGTCAACGCGTACGTGCAGAACATCTCCGACGACAAGATCCGCACCAGTGCGGGGCGCTTCCTGATGTCGGATGGTTCGCTGCAGTACGTGTCGCAGTACCTCGCTCCGCGCACTTACGGCGTGCAGCTGGGCGTCTGGTTCTGA
- the pip gene encoding prolyl aminopeptidase produces the protein MRELYPEIEPYRTYRLRVDEIHELHVEECGNPDGLPVLFLHGGPGSGLSAYHRRFFDPARYRIVLFDQRGAGKSTPQAELRNNTTWHLVDDIEAIREHAGIERWVVFGGSWGSTLSLAYAQKHPERVLGLVLRGIFLGRPAELRWFNELDGGARWIFPERWAHYVAHIPEDERDNMVEAYWRRLDSDDEAVRMAAARAWSDWEGGSTTLVHDPDEPGIFEDPHAAVSVARTEAHYFRHKIFLEPDQLLRDIDRIRRIPTTIVHGRYDVICPAKTAHDLATAWPEASFHMVLAGHSAADPAITDVLIGATDALADRYA, from the coding sequence ATGCGCGAGCTATATCCCGAGATCGAGCCCTATCGCACCTATCGCCTGCGCGTGGACGAGATCCACGAGCTCCACGTGGAGGAATGCGGCAACCCCGATGGCCTGCCCGTACTGTTCCTGCACGGCGGCCCCGGCTCCGGGCTTTCCGCGTATCACCGCCGGTTCTTCGATCCCGCCCGCTATCGCATCGTGCTGTTCGACCAGCGTGGCGCGGGCAAGTCCACGCCTCAGGCCGAGCTGCGCAACAACACCACCTGGCACCTGGTGGACGATATCGAGGCCATCCGCGAACACGCCGGCATCGAGCGCTGGGTGGTGTTCGGCGGCTCCTGGGGTTCCACGCTCTCCCTTGCCTATGCGCAGAAGCATCCGGAGCGCGTGCTCGGGCTGGTGTTGCGCGGCATCTTCCTTGGCCGCCCCGCGGAGTTGCGCTGGTTCAACGAACTGGATGGCGGCGCACGCTGGATCTTCCCCGAACGCTGGGCCCATTACGTGGCGCACATTCCGGAAGACGAGCGCGACAACATGGTCGAAGCCTACTGGCGCCGACTGGACAGCGACGACGAAGCCGTACGCATGGCCGCAGCCCGCGCGTGGAGCGACTGGGAAGGCGGCAGCACCACGCTGGTGCACGATCCCGATGAGCCGGGCATCTTCGAAGACCCGCATGCCGCGGTCAGCGTGGCGCGCACGGAAGCGCATTACTTCCGCCACAAGATCTTCCTTGAGCCGGACCAGCTGCTGCGTGATATCGATCGCATCCGCCGCATTCCCACCACCATCGTGCACGGCCGCTACGACGTGATCTGTCCGGCGAAGACCGCGCACGATCTGGCCACGGCGTGGCCGGAGGCGTCGTTCCATATGGTGCTGGCCGGTCACAGCGCCGCGGATCCGGCCATCACGGATGTACTCATCGGCGCCACCGACGCGCTGGCTGATCGCTACGCCTGA
- a CDS encoding glycoside hydrolase family 3 protein, whose amino-acid sequence MERAVLASVRRLRRVPTVLAVALACACAGSAWAVDDGSAVHPDTWPRATWPLPKDAALEQRVATLMAKMTLEEKVGQLIQADILSVTPEEVRTYHLGAILAGGNSKPRHTVTATADEWKAASETFYRAAMAPNDKHEPIPLLFGIDAVHGHNNVVGATLFPQNSALGNAHDPELIRQIGEATAAEVRATGINWTFAPTLAVPQDERWGRAYEGYSQDPKLVAQYATAMVEGLQGKVGTPQFLDGSHVLASAKHFLADGGTKNGKDQGDAQISEATLRDIHAAGYPPAIDAGVQVIMASFSSWNGRKMSADKALITDVLKQHMDFQGLVVGDWNAHGQVPGCTNDDCPASYNAGLDMLMAPDSWRGLYEHTLAEVKAGTIPMARLDDAVARILRVKFRAGLFEQGAPSTQPIVQKADEVVGSAAHRAVARRAVRESIVLLKNNGGLLPLDPRKHILIAGESADNIPRQNGGWTLNWQGTGLKNENFPGAQSIGAGIAEQVKAAGGSAQIDVDGHFTSKPDVAVVVFGEDPYAEFQGDLPNLMFKPGDDHDLELLRQLRGQGIPVVAVFLSGRPLWVNREINAADAFVAGWLPGSEGGGLADVLLRKRDGSIAHDFHGKLAYSWPATAVVGQGKPQFALGYGLTYADHSTLPRLPEVSGITGEQIPVGNYLDRGKGVHGYTFTLMDAKGASVTGDVAPTSTPDGSLHMSALDYKAQEDARRFSWQSDSGELSIRARAPLDLDRETNGDVLLVTTLRVDALPSQNVWIGMGCGKGCQGRVQLGKTLSKLPVGQWTRVGVPLKCLRAAGADMHHIDQPFAWGAGKGTEIAISRVSLGTDIDQVAECVK is encoded by the coding sequence ATGGAGAGAGCCGTGCTGGCTTCCGTTCGTCGTTTGCGTCGTGTCCCGACCGTCCTCGCGGTTGCCCTGGCCTGTGCCTGCGCGGGAAGCGCATGGGCAGTCGATGATGGATCGGCCGTGCATCCCGACACGTGGCCGCGCGCCACCTGGCCGTTGCCGAAAGACGCCGCGCTGGAACAGCGTGTCGCCACGCTGATGGCGAAGATGACGCTGGAGGAAAAAGTTGGCCAGCTGATCCAGGCCGATATCCTCAGCGTGACGCCGGAGGAAGTGCGCACGTACCACCTCGGCGCGATTCTCGCCGGCGGCAACTCCAAGCCGCGCCACACCGTCACCGCGACGGCCGACGAATGGAAGGCTGCATCCGAGACGTTCTATCGCGCGGCGATGGCGCCGAACGACAAGCACGAGCCGATTCCGTTGCTGTTCGGCATCGATGCCGTGCATGGCCACAACAACGTGGTGGGCGCCACGCTGTTCCCGCAGAACTCCGCTCTGGGCAATGCGCACGATCCGGAACTGATCCGTCAGATCGGCGAGGCGACCGCCGCGGAAGTGCGCGCCACCGGCATCAACTGGACCTTCGCGCCGACGCTGGCCGTGCCACAGGACGAACGCTGGGGCCGTGCGTACGAGGGCTATTCGCAGGACCCGAAACTGGTCGCGCAGTACGCCACCGCGATGGTGGAAGGCCTGCAGGGCAAGGTCGGCACGCCGCAGTTCCTCGATGGCTCGCACGTACTCGCCTCGGCCAAGCACTTCCTGGCCGATGGCGGCACCAAGAACGGCAAGGACCAGGGTGACGCGCAGATCAGCGAGGCCACGCTGCGCGACATCCATGCGGCGGGCTACCCGCCGGCCATCGATGCCGGCGTGCAGGTGATCATGGCGTCGTTCTCGAGCTGGAACGGCCGCAAGATGTCCGCCGACAAAGCCCTGATCACCGATGTGCTCAAGCAGCACATGGATTTCCAGGGACTGGTGGTCGGTGACTGGAATGCGCACGGCCAGGTGCCTGGCTGCACCAACGACGATTGTCCTGCTTCCTACAACGCCGGCCTGGACATGCTGATGGCGCCGGACAGCTGGCGCGGCCTGTACGAACACACGCTGGCTGAAGTGAAGGCGGGCACGATCCCGATGGCGCGCCTGGATGATGCGGTGGCACGCATTCTGCGCGTGAAGTTCCGCGCGGGCCTGTTCGAGCAGGGCGCACCGTCCACGCAGCCGATCGTGCAGAAGGCGGACGAGGTGGTGGGCAGTGCGGCGCATCGCGCCGTCGCGCGCCGCGCCGTGCGCGAATCGATAGTGTTGCTCAAGAACAACGGCGGCCTGCTGCCGCTCGATCCGCGCAAGCACATCCTCATCGCGGGCGAGAGTGCAGACAATATCCCGCGCCAGAACGGCGGCTGGACGCTCAACTGGCAGGGCACAGGCCTGAAGAACGAGAACTTCCCCGGTGCGCAGTCCATCGGCGCCGGCATCGCCGAACAGGTCAAGGCGGCCGGTGGTTCGGCGCAGATCGATGTGGACGGCCATTTCACCAGCAAGCCCGACGTGGCCGTGGTGGTGTTTGGCGAAGATCCATACGCGGAGTTCCAGGGCGATCTTCCGAACCTGATGTTCAAGCCTGGCGATGACCACGATCTTGAACTGCTGCGCCAGTTGCGCGGGCAGGGCATTCCCGTGGTGGCGGTGTTCCTCAGCGGGCGTCCGTTGTGGGTGAACCGCGAGATCAACGCCGCCGATGCATTCGTCGCCGGCTGGCTGCCGGGCAGCGAAGGCGGCGGCCTGGCCGACGTGCTGCTGCGCAAGCGCGACGGCAGCATCGCCCATGACTTCCACGGCAAGCTGGCCTATAGCTGGCCGGCAACGGCCGTGGTGGGGCAGGGCAAGCCGCAGTTTGCGCTGGGCTACGGCCTGACCTACGCCGATCACTCCACCTTGCCCAGACTGCCTGAGGTATCCGGCATCACCGGCGAGCAGATTCCCGTGGGCAACTATCTCGATCGCGGCAAGGGCGTGCACGGTTATACGTTCACGCTGATGGATGCGAAGGGTGCCTCCGTCACCGGTGACGTGGCGCCGACGAGCACGCCGGACGGCAGCCTGCACATGAGTGCGCTCGACTACAAGGCGCAGGAAGACGCGCGCCGTTTCTCCTGGCAGTCGGATTCGGGCGAGCTGTCGATACGCGCGCGTGCTCCGCTGGATCTGGATCGCGAAACCAATGGCGACGTGTTGCTGGTGACCACGCTGCGCGTGGATGCCTTGCCCTCGCAGAACGTGTGGATCGGCATGGGTTGCGGCAAGGGTTGCCAGGGACGCGTGCAGCTGGGCAAAACCTTGTCCAAACTTCCGGTGGGCCAGTGGACACGCGTGGGTGTGCCATTGAAGTGTCTTCGTGCAGCCGGTGCGGACATGCACCACATCGACCAGCCCTTTGCATGGGGTGCGGGCAAGGGCACCGAGATCGCCATTTCCCGCGTGTCGCTCGGCACCGACATCGATCAAGTGGCTGAATGCGTCAAGTGA
- a CDS encoding tryptophan halogenase family protein, with product MARLKKVLIVGGGTAGWLAACYLAKAVNAVDPQGVQVHLVESPDIGLLGVGEATFPSIRGTLAAIGLDERRFLVGATATYKQGIHYRHWVRPPGTPGADHFFHPFNAPSQRPGGPDLVPYWLLGAAPEGMPFADAVSMQATLVDHSRGPKRFKDADYQGPMNHAFHFDAACFARVLAEHGQEALGVKRHVATVERTELDEQGAIARVVTKELGELTADLYVDCTGLRSMLIGNVMQSPFRSRADVLFANRAVAMQVPYASADAPIPSYTISTAQEAGWIWDIGLQKRRGVGYVYSSNHTTQERAEEVFRGYLGPAANGLKAMHIKFETGYRPEHWRKNCVAVGLAGGFVEPLESTGIALIELATYLLTHLLPSDTDQMEQAARHFNEMMIARYDRIIDFIKMHYCLSQRRDSPFWIDNADPASIPQTLQDKLAQWKHRPPHRLDFVSDLEMFLVCSWQYVLYGMEFKTDLSAMRHAYPRMDDARQEFRNIQLAASQALHDLPDHRALVEKMCREHRERTGMDSVVA from the coding sequence ATGGCTCGTCTGAAGAAAGTGCTGATCGTGGGCGGCGGTACCGCCGGCTGGCTGGCGGCCTGTTACCTGGCCAAGGCGGTGAACGCCGTGGATCCGCAGGGCGTGCAGGTGCACCTGGTGGAGTCCCCGGATATCGGCCTGCTGGGCGTCGGCGAAGCCACGTTTCCCTCCATCCGCGGCACGCTCGCGGCCATTGGCCTGGATGAGCGCCGTTTCCTGGTGGGCGCCACGGCCACCTACAAGCAAGGCATTCACTACCGTCACTGGGTGCGCCCGCCGGGCACGCCGGGTGCCGATCACTTCTTTCATCCGTTCAATGCGCCCAGCCAGCGTCCGGGTGGGCCGGACCTGGTGCCGTACTGGTTGCTGGGCGCGGCACCGGAAGGCATGCCATTCGCCGATGCGGTGTCGATGCAGGCTACGCTGGTCGATCACTCGCGCGGCCCCAAGCGCTTCAAGGACGCCGACTACCAGGGGCCGATGAACCACGCGTTCCACTTCGACGCCGCCTGCTTCGCGCGGGTGCTGGCCGAACACGGGCAGGAGGCACTCGGCGTCAAGCGCCACGTGGCCACCGTGGAGCGCACCGAGCTGGACGAGCAAGGCGCCATCGCACGCGTGGTGACCAAGGAGCTGGGCGAACTGACGGCAGATCTCTATGTCGACTGCACCGGCCTGCGCAGCATGCTGATCGGCAACGTCATGCAGTCGCCCTTCCGCAGCCGCGCCGATGTGCTGTTCGCCAACCGTGCCGTGGCCATGCAGGTGCCCTACGCCAGCGCCGATGCGCCGATTCCGTCCTACACCATTTCCACCGCACAGGAAGCCGGCTGGATCTGGGATATCGGCCTGCAGAAGCGTCGTGGCGTGGGCTACGTGTATTCATCGAACCACACCACGCAAGAGCGCGCGGAGGAAGTGTTCCGCGGCTACCTGGGGCCTGCCGCCAACGGCCTGAAGGCCATGCACATCAAGTTCGAAACCGGCTATCGCCCCGAGCACTGGCGCAAGAACTGCGTGGCCGTGGGCCTGGCCGGTGGCTTCGTCGAGCCGCTGGAATCCACCGGCATCGCGCTGATCGAACTGGCGACCTACCTGCTTACCCACCTGTTGCCCAGCGACACGGACCAGATGGAGCAGGCCGCGCGTCACTTCAACGAGATGATGATTGCGCGCTACGACCGCATCATCGATTTCATCAAGATGCACTACTGCCTGAGCCAGCGCCGGGATTCACCGTTCTGGATCGACAACGCCGATCCGGCGAGCATCCCGCAGACACTGCAGGACAAGCTGGCGCAGTGGAAGCATCGCCCGCCGCACCGCCTGGATTTCGTCAGCGACCTGGAGATGTTCCTGGTCTGCAGCTGGCAATACGTGCTGTACGGCATGGAGTTCAAGACCGACCTCAGCGCCATGCGCCATGCCTATCCGCGCATGGACGACGCACGCCAGGAGTTCCGCAACATCCAGCTGGCCGCCTCGCAGGCCCTGCACGACCTGCCGGACCATCGCGCCCTGGTGGAAAAGATGTGCCGGGAACATCGCGAACGTACGGGAATGGATTCGGTCGTCGCCTGA